AACACCGTAAGCACACCATTCTTAAGGAGTTTGAAACTACTTTCATGTCAAGTAATACTACGGCTTCAGCATGTGTTTTCTTCGCAAACAAAAACAAAACCACACATCTATTCTATCTCCACAACCCTATAAAATTATCTAACGTGTCAACTCAACCCTGTATCATTTTTAATAGTAGATATTTTTCCATACACCTAAAAAAAAACAATGGTTTAATAGATTGAAAATCTGTTTTAAAGTTCTCCACTCTTAAAACTCCATGTTTAGCAACGCTTTAATATATGAATAACCGGAATTTTGTGATATTCTTTATTTATAGTTAAACAATAAAATAGTAGAGAGGAGAAAAATTATGTCCATAACCCCAGATAACGTTGTAACCGTCGGTTCCATTGTAAACTTGATAAACGCACTTTCAAAAGTGGAAGAATATCCATATATTAACGCTTCTACACAAACAGTTGTATCCATCGAAGATGTAACCACGCCTTATGGTCCTATTATGATTAAACGCTGGAATCCAGCAAAAGGAGAAACAAGAAAGACCTCTACTGTCCAGTCAATATCCATGGCTATGATTAACCGTATCGCCAATGCAATCTCCGAAGGGACGCCTATTAATATTGATAGAATCCTTGGTGCATCTTATAATACCAGATCAGCGTTGGAAACACTTCTTTGCCATACGCCCCCCTTTTATTACTGCTATCCCGGTCGCATAGAATTAATGCAAGGAAAAACAAAAATTAAGTCTGGTCACAAACATATAATTTATTTGCCTGAAGAACCACATACTTTAGGAAAACTATGTGAGAAAGACTTGGAGCATCTTGAAATCAATGAAATTCCTTCTAAGAATGTGGTTTATAATGCTTTAGAACTGCCTACAAGCACTACAAGAACAGGCAAAGTAGATACAGATGAAGTAAAAATTCATTCTCAAATGCAAATGGCCATCTATGAAATTGGTTCCTGTTTTTCGTTAAAAACTTTTATTGCCCAAAACGACACTGGAATTCGCTATAAGGGAAAATCACTTTCTGAGCATGATAATATTGTTACTAAATTAAACGACATTCCTACCATAGGTGCCTTCAGTGGTGCTGTAGATGCCGGGAAGCATATTGATGCAATCTGGCTTGGAGATAAAAGCATACCAGCTGTATTTGAAGTTGAGCAATCTACTGGAGTTACCCCTGGTTTGACTCGCATGTCCAATTTCAAAAAGACTTTACCAGAATATAGTAGCATGCGATATGTCATTGTAGCCCCCGATGAGATGCGCGACAAGGTCGTGCGAGAAATCAACAAACCTGAATTCTCTCATCTCCGTGCATTTTATATGCCCTATACTGCCGTTAGTGAATTGTTGGGCCTTTGTCAAGAGCGTAGACTCAAGGGAATAACAGAGGAGTTCCTTGAATCGTTCTTAGACGATGTATATGGTAACTGATTAAAAAGACACTGCACTTCTCTTTAGGTAAGAAGTGCAGTGTCTTTTTGTTAATTCCGAACATTCAGTTCTAAAAGATAGTCATTTATGGTTCTTGCTATTCCACTTGAAAGTATATATGGAACACCATTTCCTATTGTCTTAAACATGCTTGTCAAAGACATGTCCGGTGGCAAAACAAAGTTTTCCGGCAATGATTGAATCGCCAATACTTCAGCTACAGATAGTCTTCTCGCATAGTACGGGTGAAGATGAACCTCATTATTCCCGTACGCTGCAGTTGGAGAGTACCTCCACCGATGTAGTCTTTTATAACTTTTTTTACTGCTATCCCCTTCTTGATATCGTTGCATCTTAGGCAAGCCAGCTCTCGGAGTAAAGTAGTGCTTTGCATTCGGATGAGTATTTACGTGATTCGTCTCAAACCAATGTTGGACAGTTAGCTCTCGTGGTATTCCAGAAGGCATTGGTCTTTCGCCACCCTCCAAAAAATCTTGTGGTTCAGGCCAGTCATAACGATTTATATCTTCCATTGTATATATCTGACGACTCTGCCAAGGAAAATCTACTAGGGTGCCGCCTCGTCGACTATTATCAAGAAGTTCACTTTTTACCCCAAATAGAAGAATCCTCTCCCTGTCTTGGGGAACACCAAACTCCAACGCATTAACTAATTTTTCAGTCGTTTTATATCCAGCATTATGCAACATTATCTTTAACTCATCATAAAATTGTCTGTGACGCTTTGTTTTCCATAATCCTTTTACATTTTCAAAAAGGAAGAAGTCCGGCTGTCGTTGAATAATCAGATTAATATACGAAAGTGATAATTTCCCATTTTCTCCTTCTCTTCCTCTATTCTTGCCCCCAACAGAAAAATCAGGGCACGGCGGACCACCGATGAATCCCACCAGTTCTCCACTATCTTTAACTGCATTAATATTATTAATTAATTCATTTCGTTTTGTTTCTTCATTTAGAAATGCATTGATATCACCGTTGTCATATCCATATACCGGTGGATTCATTCCAATTTGTTGTCTAGAATATTGATATGCTCGCATAAATTCTGGATCAATCTCGTTGACAAATACTATTTCAAAACCATTTGTTTCAAATCCCAAATCTAAAAAACCACTTCCTGAAAAGAACGAAAATATCTTCACTATCTTATCTCATCTCCTCTTTAAAAGTACATTATATTAACATTTACCCATAATTGCAAGGAAAACATTGGATACTAACAGTTCACTCCTTTTATGGCATAAGCTATTACTATATATCTCATAAAAATAGTTATGTTTCAAGATTATTTTTTAAAATTTCACAGGTTTGCCTGTTTTAATTTTATGAGGGTATTGCTCAACTCGACAGTCTAAATAACATATAATGTTTTTCACGAGGTGTAATTTTTCTATTTGTAACAATTGTATCATTTTAGCAAATTAAAATTAATGCACTCCACACAACTTACCAAATAATAATCTTGTCAACTCAACCTCCTTCAAGATAGGCGTTATCTAATCTGTCAACTCAATCCTATCGCTTTCAGGGCAGTTGATATGTTCCCGTAAACAGCAAAATTAAGGGTTTCCTGATATGAGCACCTCCGGCAAGATGGCCGCGAGAAAAACTCAATATCTGGATCCCCTTTGTTTATAGGCTTTTCCAGCACTTCTATTTATCTACTCTTGACATCAACACCACACACTCAACATGGGCTGTGTGGGGAAACATATCTACTGGTTGTATTTCTTTTACCTTATATCCATGCTTAATTAAAAACTTAATATCTCTTGATTGAGTTATAGGGTTGCAGGATATGTATATTACCTTTTTGGGGCTTATTTTTACTAGTGACGATAGAAACCTTTCGTCGCTGCCGCTTCTTGGTGGATCCATTACTACTACGTCTAGTTTTTGCCCTTCTTCTTTCATGTGGAGCATAAATTCTCCGGCATCTCCTTCGTAAAAGCGGGCGTTTTGGACTTTGTTTAGTTTGGCATTTTTTATTGAGTCTTTTACTGCATCTTTGTTAAGCTCTACTCCTATTACTGATTTTACTTTCTCGCTTAGGATTATGCCTATTGTTCCGATGCCGGAGTAAGCATCCATGACCACTTCATTTCCTTTAAAATTTGCCATTTCTATGGCTTTGCCGTATAGTTTTTCTGTTTGGGTGGGGTTTACTTGGTAGAAGGATTTTGATGATATATTAAAGGTGTATCCGCATAATGTGTCCTTTATGGTTCCTTTGCCGTAAATGACTTTTTCTCTGTTTCCTAACACCATGCTGGTTCTTTTGCTGTTTATGTTTTGGATGATTGTTGTTATTTCAGGGTGCTTTTTACGGAGTGCTTTTATAAAGTTATTTTTTGATGGAAACATGGGGCCTATTGTAACTAGTACTACCATTACTTCCTTTGTGGCAAATCCTACTTTAACTAGCACGTGTCTTATAAGTCCTGTGTCTCTTTCTTCGTCATAAGCTTTCAATTTAAAGGATTTCATAAGTTCTCTTATGGTTTTGTTTATCTCATCTGACTTGCTGCTTTGAATGAGGCACCTTTCAACAGGGATTACTCTGTGACTTTGCTCTTCGTAAAAACCCGATACTATCTCTTTGTTTTTGTAGGAGTATGTAGCGTGTATTTTGTTGCGATAGTCATAGGGGTTGTCCATCTTAATGATAGGGTTTGCTTTGCCAAAGGGTTTCATTAATCTTTCTACCAAACTCTGTTTTAGCTGGGCTTGATCTTCATATGATATGTGCTGGAGCTGACATCCTCCACATTTTTCATAATGTTTGCATTTGGCTTTAATTCTTTTGGCGGACGGTTTTATAACCTTTAAAATCTTTCCTGTGATGAACTTCCCTTTTTTAATGATTTCAATTTTTGCAGTTTCGCCTTTTAGAAGGTTGGGGATGGGTATCTGTTGATTGTTGTAAGATATGATGCCTTTTCCTTCTGAATCATAGTCTATACAGTTAGCTTCTATTGTTTCTTTTTTTGAGGAGGGTTTGTGTCCTCTTTTTTTGTTGTTGTAGTTTCTGTTGGAGTTTCTTGTTTTCTTCATTTTATTTCATCCTTTATACTGATATTATGGGTAGCCATATACTAACGGGTTGACACTAAAGGTCAAGCCTACCTCTGCGGGGGAGTTCCTTTCTGCTGCTTACACAGGCTGGCCTGCCCCCTTGCCTATGCTTTAAATTTTCTCTATCAACACCACGCACTCTACATGACCCGAGTTGATGGCATTGATGTCATTAGTGTTATCGGTATAAGGAAACATATCCATAGCATTTTTAGCACTATCGGTATGTGGGAATATATCCACTATATCCGTAAACAAAACACATTATGCTCATAAATTCATCGACAAATTGGAATTATTCTAAAGAATTTTCTTTCCAAATCTTTCGTAATGTCATCATACTGTAAATGTAAGAATATGTAGTTTTATTTTTATTTCAGCCTAATAACACATCTACGGTTTTGTCGAATTTTCCTTTATCAAAGGAATAGTACATAATCAGTGTTTTTTTTACCTCAAATATTGTATAGCAAGTGCAATT
This genomic interval from Proteinivorax tanatarense contains the following:
- the rlmD gene encoding 23S rRNA (uracil(1939)-C(5))-methyltransferase RlmD, producing MKKTRNSNRNYNNKKRGHKPSSKKETIEANCIDYDSEGKGIISYNNQQIPIPNLLKGETAKIEIIKKGKFITGKILKVIKPSAKRIKAKCKHYEKCGGCQLQHISYEDQAQLKQSLVERLMKPFGKANPIIKMDNPYDYRNKIHATYSYKNKEIVSGFYEEQSHRVIPVERCLIQSSKSDEINKTIRELMKSFKLKAYDEERDTGLIRHVLVKVGFATKEVMVVLVTIGPMFPSKNNFIKALRKKHPEITTIIQNINSKRTSMVLGNREKVIYGKGTIKDTLCGYTFNISSKSFYQVNPTQTEKLYGKAIEMANFKGNEVVMDAYSGIGTIGIILSEKVKSVIGVELNKDAVKDSIKNAKLNKVQNARFYEGDAGEFMLHMKEEGQKLDVVVMDPPRSGSDERFLSSLVKISPKKVIYISCNPITQSRDIKFLIKHGYKVKEIQPVDMFPHTAHVECVVLMSRVDK
- a CDS encoding DNA cytosine methyltransferase yields the protein MKIFSFFSGSGFLDLGFETNGFEIVFVNEIDPEFMRAYQYSRQQIGMNPPVYGYDNGDINAFLNEETKRNELINNINAVKDSGELVGFIGGPPCPDFSVGGKNRGREGENGKLSLSYINLIIQRQPDFFLFENVKGLWKTKRHRQFYDELKIMLHNAGYKTTEKLVNALEFGVPQDRERILLFGVKSELLDNSRRGGTLVDFPWQSRQIYTMEDINRYDWPEPQDFLEGGERPMPSGIPRELTVQHWFETNHVNTHPNAKHYFTPRAGLPKMQRYQEGDSSKKSYKRLHRWRYSPTAAYGNNEVHLHPYYARRLSVAEVLAIQSLPENFVLPPDMSLTSMFKTIGNGVPYILSSGIARTINDYLLELNVRN